A genomic region of Peptoniphilus sp. ING2-D1G contains the following coding sequences:
- a CDS encoding EDD domain protein, DegV family (High confidence in function and specificity) — MKRIEIIADTTQDFTYELADRFGVQLLSYYIEMDGKYYKDLEDINSKEFYKVMQNYEQLSTGVPPVKDVTDLLDELKSEGVEDVICITSSSTVTGMTALYHTVKQSYEGLNIHIYETKHIGATAALMTIRAAELRDAGKSIEEIFKELHRVNDQTKIYAIFRTLSYVVKGGRFNKYKGMIGNFLKITPLLSQDDSGAVVPLEKIRGEVKSLKVFIEAIRKEVGESKKYRLIIFSGDNEREKEILKENIKDLIEKADLFFETELTPVLGVHGGPGAIGCGIMKLD, encoded by the coding sequence ATGAAAAGAATTGAAATTATTGCTGATACTACTCAAGATTTCACCTATGAACTTGCTGACAGGTTCGGAGTTCAACTTTTATCCTATTATATAGAGATGGACGGAAAATACTACAAGGATTTGGAAGATATAAATTCAAAGGAATTTTACAAGGTGATGCAAAATTATGAACAGCTTTCCACAGGTGTTCCTCCAGTTAAAGATGTGACGGATTTGCTGGATGAACTGAAGTCCGAAGGGGTAGAGGATGTAATCTGCATAACTTCATCAAGCACCGTCACCGGGATGACTGCGCTTTATCATACGGTTAAGCAGTCTTATGAGGGATTAAATATACACATATATGAAACAAAACACATCGGAGCTACTGCGGCGCTTATGACCATAAGAGCGGCGGAACTTCGCGATGCAGGCAAAAGCATTGAAGAGATTTTTAAAGAGCTGCACAGAGTTAATGATCAAACTAAAATCTATGCAATATTCAGAACTTTGAGCTATGTGGTAAAGGGTGGAAGATTCAATAAGTACAAGGGAATGATAGGTAACTTTTTGAAAATAACACCTCTGCTTTCTCAAGATGACAGTGGAGCTGTGGTTCCCTTGGAAAAAATAAGAGGGGAGGTAAAAAGCTTAAAGGTTTTTATTGAAGCCATAAGAAAAGAAGTAGGGGAGTCAAAAAAATACAGATTGATCATTTTTTCCGGAGACAATGAAAGGGAAAAGGAGATATTGAAGGAAAATATCAAAGATTTAATCGAAAAGGCGGATTTATTTTTTGAAACGGAACTCACGCCTGTGCTTGGAGTGCATGGAGGTCCGGGAGCCATAGGCTGCGGGATAATGAAATTGGATTAA
- a CDS encoding Hypothetical protein (Family membership) has product MKKEFLEIYNFHCPRWKELPDQTLFNQEVVNYIAKILKPIMFEEFPITKTMVQNYTKLGFLPKPEGRKYNRTQIAYLIVIAVYKQVLNISEVKRGVELQLDFMRINRAYDTFAQTVEDALKNVFGYMVEKGEKYIGGFKVDERKLGVELIANAFALKLLGTMILQQRGFKNLEEQNEKN; this is encoded by the coding sequence TTGAAGAAAGAATTTTTAGAAATTTATAATTTTCATTGTCCGAGATGGAAAGAGCTTCCTGATCAAACTTTATTCAATCAGGAGGTTGTAAATTACATAGCGAAAATTTTGAAACCTATAATGTTCGAAGAGTTTCCCATAACTAAAACCATGGTTCAAAATTATACCAAGCTTGGATTTTTACCTAAGCCTGAGGGCAGAAAATACAACCGAACTCAAATAGCCTATTTAATAGTAATAGCTGTCTACAAACAGGTTTTGAATATAAGTGAGGTCAAAAGGGGCGTTGAACTGCAACTTGATTTTATGCGGATAAATAGAGCTTATGATACCTTTGCACAAACTGTAGAAGATGCATTGAAGAATGTATTCGGATACATGGTAGAAAAGGGTGAAAAATACATTGGTGGATTTAAAGTTGATGAGAGGAAGTTGGGTGTGGAGTTAATAGCTAATGCCTTTGCTCTTAAGCTTTTGGGAACTATGATTCTGCAACAAAGAGGATTTAAAAATTTGGAGGAACAAAATGAAAAGAATTGA
- a CDS encoding Hypothetical protein (Family membership), translating into MKNLREYDGLHTFIIFAVLNTLFFYLIYSSATMEDFSSYFAITDSLMVISVIYVIYVIYLRFSENPFNRSKSYAFQILFFIPLFSLAAILGLNISVKKEFIFAFYAMLLLVVFYRFIKYKGEYMDENPTSDFTYIKNEKFVELVYFVLVYAMIVSFLLDRTMFSIILLIFTVALAIFFKHKKLKTKLDDFKYTGFVFIIIYFSMTFHVNVIYFSVAYLAFTVAYFLYLRDRMPVKN; encoded by the coding sequence ATGAAAAATTTAAGAGAATATGACGGCTTACATACCTTTATCATTTTTGCAGTTTTGAACACTTTGTTTTTCTACTTGATATACTCCTCTGCCACTATGGAGGATTTTTCAAGCTATTTTGCCATCACCGACAGTCTTATGGTCATAAGTGTGATATACGTTATCTATGTCATCTACTTGCGTTTTTCAGAAAATCCCTTTAACAGAAGCAAGAGCTATGCCTTTCAAATATTATTTTTCATTCCTCTTTTTTCCTTGGCTGCGATTTTAGGCCTAAACATATCCGTGAAGAAAGAATTTATATTTGCTTTTTATGCAATGCTTCTATTAGTCGTCTTTTACAGGTTCATTAAATACAAAGGCGAATACATGGACGAAAATCCCACTTCCGATTTCACATATATCAAAAATGAAAAATTTGTTGAATTGGTTTATTTTGTGTTGGTTTATGCAATGATTGTTTCTTTTCTCCTGGACAGAACTATGTTTTCAATCATTCTGCTGATTTTTACCGTCGCCTTGGCGATTTTTTTCAAACACAAAAAATTAAAGACAAAACTCGATGATTTTAAATACACCGGCTTTGTCTTTATTATCATATATTTTTCCATGACCTTTCATGTGAATGTAATTTATTTTTCCGTGGCTTACTTGGCATTTACCGTCGCATACTTTTTATACTTAAGAGACAGAATGCCCGTGAAGAATTAA
- a CDS encoding Hypothetical protein (High confidence in function and specificity) yields the protein MDLFLGKGKEYFNLRSDKLNQHGVICGATGSGKTVTLKIICEELSQIGVPTFLSDVKSDLINLSKVGRSNENINKRLSAMNIADFEYRNYPINIWDVYGDSGLNLRISISELGPLLLSQVLELNDTQEGIINILFRVADEKGLLLLDLKDLNSMMGYLRDHKEELSTKYGNIASSSLSAIQRKLLVLEEEGADEFFGEPTIDINDFLRRDELGNGFINILDSRRLINKPRLYSIFLLYLFSELFEILPEIGNPEKPVAVFFFDEAHLLFKNISKTLLEKLNTVVRLIRSKGVGIFFITQNPLDIPDTISSQLGTKIIHQLRAFSPKEAAAVKEISKTLRENEDFDTVDKILNLETGQALIQTLDEKNIPTKVEEVLIRPPHSSFDNLSAEDINYIVTNSELYDKYHETVDRESAYEVLKARLQEEKLKEEELLREEERLKQEEQMRKEQEKREKEEAKKRKEDRKYLDRGLDSMFGTITRTIGREIARGILGSIKRRR from the coding sequence ATGGATTTATTTTTAGGAAAGGGAAAGGAATATTTCAATCTAAGAAGCGATAAACTAAATCAGCACGGAGTAATCTGCGGAGCTACAGGAAGCGGAAAGACGGTCACGTTAAAAATAATTTGTGAAGAACTGTCTCAAATAGGGGTACCGACTTTTTTAAGTGATGTGAAGTCCGATTTGATCAATTTATCCAAAGTGGGCAGATCTAATGAAAATATAAATAAAAGGCTTAGCGCTATGAATATTGCGGATTTTGAATACAGAAATTATCCGATTAATATTTGGGACGTATACGGTGATAGCGGACTTAATCTCAGGATATCCATATCGGAACTGGGGCCATTGCTTTTATCCCAAGTTTTAGAACTCAACGATACTCAAGAGGGCATTATAAATATATTGTTCAGAGTAGCAGATGAAAAGGGACTTTTACTGCTCGATTTAAAGGATTTAAACTCAATGATGGGATATTTGCGCGATCACAAAGAAGAACTTTCAACAAAATACGGCAATATCGCCTCATCATCTCTAAGTGCGATTCAAAGAAAACTCCTTGTGCTGGAAGAAGAAGGGGCGGATGAATTTTTTGGAGAGCCGACAATAGATATAAATGATTTTTTGAGAAGAGATGAACTGGGCAACGGTTTTATAAATATATTAGATAGCAGGAGATTGATCAACAAGCCGAGACTGTATTCAATATTTTTATTGTATTTATTTTCAGAACTTTTTGAAATATTGCCCGAAATAGGCAATCCTGAAAAACCTGTGGCGGTATTTTTCTTTGATGAGGCTCATTTGTTGTTTAAAAATATATCAAAGACACTTCTTGAAAAATTAAATACCGTTGTAAGGCTCATAAGGTCAAAGGGTGTGGGAATATTTTTCATAACGCAGAATCCTCTGGACATACCCGATACCATATCATCTCAACTGGGTACCAAAATCATTCATCAGTTAAGAGCCTTTTCGCCTAAAGAAGCTGCAGCAGTAAAAGAAATTTCTAAAACTCTGCGCGAAAATGAAGATTTTGATACGGTGGATAAAATTTTAAACCTTGAAACGGGTCAGGCTTTAATACAGACTCTTGATGAAAAAAATATTCCCACAAAAGTTGAAGAAGTGCTTATCAGACCGCCTCACTCGTCCTTTGATAATTTGAGCGCGGAAGATATCAATTATATCGTCACAAATTCCGAGCTTTATGATAAATATCACGAAACAGTTGACAGGGAGTCCGCTTATGAAGTTTTAAAAGCAAGGCTTCAAGAAGAGAAATTGAAGGAAGAAGAACTGCTTAGAGAAGAAGAAAGACTTAAACAAGAAGAGCAGATGAGAAAAGAGCAGGAAAAAAGGGAAAAAGAAGAAGCTAAAAAGCGAAAAGAAGACAGAAAATATCTCGACAGAGGCTTGGATTCCATGTTTGGCACCATCACAAGAACTATCGGCAGAGAAATAGCAAGAGGCATTTTAGGTTCAATAAAAAGAAGAAGATAA